The proteins below come from a single Ptychodera flava strain L36383 chromosome 6, AS_Pfla_20210202, whole genome shotgun sequence genomic window:
- the LOC139135035 gene encoding large ribosomal subunit protein eL20-like → MIRIEREDFVLAKGYPKCNASICLFPCVCSSFNMKAKGELREYEVIGRHLPTQKDPVPKLYKMRIFAPDNVVAKSRFWYFCNRIKKIKKSVGEIVSCRRIYDKSPLKIKNFAIWLRYDSRSGTHNMYREYRDMTVSKAVTQCYRDMGARHRARSHSIQILKVEQIPASKCRRPHVKQFHNSKIRFPLPHRVTARLHRPRFTTRRPNTFFQ, encoded by the exons ATGATCAGAATTGAACGAGAAGATTTTGTTTTGGCAAAAGGATACCCAAAATGCAACGCTTCAATCTGTCTCTTTCCATGCGTGTGCAGCAGCTTCAACATGAAGGCGAAAGGCGAG ttgcGGGAATATGAAGTGATTGGCAGACATTTGCCAACACAAAAAGACCCAGTTCCTAAGCTGTATAAAATGAGGATATTTGCCCCTGATAATGTTGTAGCCAAGTCTCGCTTCTGGTATTTTTGCAACAGAATCAAGAAGATCAAGAAGTCTGTTGGGGAGATTGTCTCATGCCGCAGA ATATACGACAAAAGTCCTctgaaaatcaagaattttgCTATCTGGCTGCGTTATGATTCACGTAGCGGAACCCACAACATGTACAGAGAATACAGAGACATGACTGTATCAAAAGCTGTTACACAGTGTT ACCGTGACATGGGAGCACGTCACAGGGCCCGCTCTCACTCCATTCAGATTCTGAAAGTCGAACAAATTCCAGCCAGTAAGTGCAGGAGACCCCATGTCAAGCAATTTCAC AATTCCAAGATCCGATTCCCTCTGCCACATCGTGTCACAGCTCGTCTGCACAGGCCACGTTTCACCACTCGCAGACCCAACACCTTTTTCCAGTAA
- the LOC139135036 gene encoding uncharacterized protein encodes MAKSQDYSSMTVPQLKERLRETGYSVTGKKDELVKRLKLSGLTVPELKDQLREKKLSMQGRKEDLVKRLQNGSDGGTGKKKAIRRKDPFSNVGVKCTRCRQVMSSKQELEHVNGCWFEEGDANVMLLQVKSYYCNEAYRLLLAFNIDATFKALDSVLRQVWMECCGHMSHFLINKELEQESSQSETSAEADAGNKPSANGQDWRAAILGMMSPHKEIRITSAYSSGFDLVEEEKPMTERMMKYCEGYSILYEYDMGTTTEVTVKYLGKKHLQAVGSLLFVNNILMQNVKPEVPCKKCGKLAKWIAGDYDSEYYCTKRCGETSGVETCMLLPYVNSPRSGSCGYTGRPLWM; translated from the exons ATGGCCAAGTCACAGGATTACTCATCTATGACAGTACCTCAGCTGAAAGAAAGGCTTCGTGAGACAGGCTACTCTGTCACTGGCAAGAAAGATGAGCTTGTGAAACGATTAAAACTTTCTGGCCTGACTGTCCCTGAGTTGAAAGACCAACTGAGAGAGAAGAAACTGTCCATGCAAGGGAGAAAAGAAGACTTGGTAAAGAGGCTGCAAAATGGATCAGATGGAGGGACGGGAAAAAAGA AAGCCATCAGGCGGAAAGACCCATTCAGCAATGTTGGTGTCAAGTGCACTAGATGTAGACAAGTCATGTCAAGCAAACAGGAATTGGAGCATGTCAATGGATGTTGGTTTGAAGAAGGTGATGCCAATGTGATGCTACTGCAGGTCAAAAGCTATTACTGCAATG AGGCATATCGCTTATTACTGGCTTTCAATATCGATGCAACATTCAAGGCTCTGGACTCTGTATTACGTCAAGTGTGGATGGAATGCTGCGGCCATATGAGTCATTTCCTGATCAATAAAGAGTTGGAGCAAGAGTCTTCACAGTCAGAAACCAGTGCAGAGGCAGACGCTGGCAACAAACCATCTGCCAATGGG CAAGATTGGCGTGCAGCCATTCTTGGAATGATGAGCCCTCACAAAGAGATTCGGATCACATCGGCTTACAGCAGTGGCTTTGACTTGGTGGAAGAAGAAAAACCAATGACAGAGAGGATGATGAAATACTGTGAAGGATATAGCATCTTGTATGAGTATGATATGGGTACAACAACTGAAGTCACTGTGAAATACCTAG GGAAGAAGCACCTCCAGGCTGTTGGCAGTCTGTTGTTTGTCAACAACATCCTCATGCAGAATGTGAAACCAGAAGTGCCTTGCAAGAAATGCGGCAAGCTGGCAAAGTGGATAGCTGGGGACTACGACAGCGAGTACTACTGTACCAAGCGTTGTGGTGAAACGAGCGGCGTTGAAACGTGTATGCTACTGCCATATGTCAACTCACCAAGGTCTGGAAGCTGTGGCTATACAGGGCGCCCTCTCTGGATGTAA